One window of Burkholderia cepacia GG4 genomic DNA carries:
- a CDS encoding response regulator transcription factor, whose protein sequence is MGKFSIRTVFAYDWPLTLAGMEHIAGDACAIDLVGVYRTPAELVAALGSIEFDIALVDYSTRGDAQMDGLALCESLRRVRPNVGIVALVGNENPVIFRSILAQAGASLVSKFDEVGHIVTAIHSSYSGGRYLSPLVRRALEALAERDQPPVKLSTREIEVIRLYLAGVPIKSIAQQLNKGKQTVSAQKISAMKKLGVTNDIELVQRAAGLGFSGSKAVGRPGGAG, encoded by the coding sequence ATGGGGAAATTCAGTATTCGCACCGTCTTCGCGTACGACTGGCCGTTGACGCTCGCGGGCATGGAACACATCGCCGGCGACGCATGCGCGATCGATCTCGTCGGCGTCTATCGGACCCCGGCCGAACTGGTCGCGGCGCTCGGCAGCATCGAGTTCGACATCGCGCTGGTCGACTATTCGACACGCGGCGACGCGCAGATGGACGGCCTCGCATTGTGCGAATCGTTGCGGCGCGTGCGCCCGAACGTCGGGATCGTCGCGCTGGTCGGGAACGAGAACCCGGTGATCTTTCGCTCGATCCTCGCGCAGGCCGGTGCGAGCCTCGTCAGCAAGTTCGACGAGGTCGGCCATATCGTCACCGCGATCCATTCGAGCTATAGCGGCGGGCGTTATCTGTCGCCGCTCGTCCGGCGCGCGCTCGAGGCGCTCGCCGAACGCGACCAGCCGCCCGTGAAGCTGTCGACGCGCGAGATCGAGGTGATTCGCCTCTATCTGGCCGGCGTGCCGATCAAGTCGATCGCGCAGCAGCTCAACAAGGGCAAGCAGACGGTCAGTGCGCAGAAGATCAGCGCGATGAAGAAGCTCGGCGTGACCAACGACATCGAGCTGGTCCAGCGGGCAGCCGGGCTGGGGTTCAGCGGCAGCAAGGCCGTGGGCCGGCCGGGCGGGGCCGGATAG
- a CDS encoding fimbria/pilus outer membrane usher protein, whose protein sequence is MLLAGAYPPRAHAQAVAPPDAVPASQTTAESVAADAAFDTGILQQRGLDPQIADYFRSAPRYRPGRSSVVVYVNDIRRGRINTRFDEDGALCFDKTFLGAAGLVVPDAKYAVDGDVGPDTCYDFVRAFPGTDVTLKPGREEVRLVVPTAALRQAVADFSGYSRGGNAALLNYELMAMRSEASGMPGSHFLSLNSELGVNAGDWILRSRAYSQSQDHSGFQSRHLYAYGQRTWLRLGATVQGGQINIANSVLTGAPLTGIQIFPDAALSKQERNVVMVEGVAQSQARVEVRQAGGLIYTTVVPVGPFALTDLPLLNNSSDLEVTVIESDGARRSFVVPAASISAGTLGQRPGYAFAIGKSRNLDGNKARSPWVASASGSWALGRRNNIGAAALFAPGYQAASWGVDMRVSSSSSVKLQQRASLQARKSGTQIEVSGIFGGLHENLSMSFSSAYQSSGYRTLDDFTVDAGQPGFAASRFRSRHTAALAWSDSRLGGLTFGYAFSNQQNGERTQRLNFSWGKSFAFGTVSLNVERDLSPRRETRYYGSRAYDRPDNTYYVSLSIPFGKRSVRTYASNTSGYTRFGANYNERIGDRLNYALNAERNTRDRSNAVSGQAAATSRIAQVNLGFSDTGKRARSYYGGASGGVVVHASGVTLSPYPVQDTFGIVSASGVSNVKINTPQGPVWTDLWGRAVVPRLSPYSSNRVEVMTTTLPRNVDIGNGFHQVDPGRGSVNRIDFELTRVRRALLNARDSEGNLLPSGAYVLDGRQHYVGTVLEQGQVFLNNGAGTDALTVALPDGRQCLLKYVLPERPSPGTLFESADARCTFQ, encoded by the coding sequence ATGCTGCTGGCGGGTGCCTATCCGCCACGGGCACATGCTCAGGCGGTAGCGCCGCCCGACGCAGTGCCTGCATCGCAAACGACGGCCGAGTCGGTCGCTGCGGATGCGGCCTTCGACACGGGCATCCTGCAGCAGCGCGGGCTGGATCCGCAGATCGCCGACTATTTTCGCTCCGCGCCGCGTTATCGGCCTGGCCGCAGCAGCGTTGTTGTGTACGTCAACGACATTCGGCGCGGGCGGATCAATACGCGGTTCGACGAAGACGGCGCACTGTGCTTCGACAAAACCTTCCTTGGGGCGGCCGGCCTGGTCGTGCCCGACGCGAAGTACGCGGTGGACGGCGATGTCGGCCCCGACACCTGCTACGACTTCGTGCGTGCCTTCCCCGGCACGGACGTGACGCTCAAGCCTGGGCGGGAAGAAGTGCGGCTGGTCGTGCCGACCGCGGCGTTGCGTCAGGCGGTGGCGGACTTCTCCGGCTACAGCCGGGGTGGCAATGCGGCGCTGCTCAACTACGAGCTGATGGCCATGCGCAGCGAAGCGAGTGGCATGCCGGGCTCGCACTTCCTGTCGCTCAATTCCGAACTCGGCGTGAACGCAGGCGACTGGATCCTGCGCAGCCGTGCCTACTCGCAAAGTCAGGATCACTCAGGGTTTCAAAGCCGACACCTCTATGCCTACGGCCAGCGAACCTGGCTGCGGCTGGGCGCCACGGTGCAGGGTGGGCAGATCAATATCGCCAATTCGGTGCTCACCGGCGCGCCACTGACCGGCATCCAGATTTTTCCCGATGCCGCGTTGAGCAAGCAGGAGCGCAACGTCGTCATGGTCGAGGGCGTGGCGCAATCGCAGGCGCGCGTCGAGGTGCGCCAGGCGGGCGGGTTGATCTATACCACCGTCGTACCAGTCGGCCCGTTCGCGCTTACCGACCTGCCGCTGCTCAACAACAGCAGCGACCTGGAGGTGACCGTCATCGAATCCGATGGCGCGCGGCGCAGCTTTGTCGTGCCTGCCGCATCGATCAGTGCGGGGACTCTCGGACAGCGACCGGGCTATGCTTTCGCGATCGGCAAGAGCCGCAATCTCGACGGCAACAAGGCCCGTAGTCCGTGGGTGGCGAGCGCGAGCGGTAGCTGGGCGCTGGGGCGGCGAAACAACATTGGCGCCGCCGCGCTGTTCGCTCCCGGATACCAGGCCGCCAGCTGGGGCGTGGATATGCGCGTGTCGTCGTCGAGCAGCGTCAAGCTGCAGCAGCGCGCCTCGCTGCAGGCCAGGAAGTCGGGCACGCAGATCGAGGTCTCGGGCATTTTCGGCGGCCTGCACGAGAACCTGAGCATGAGTTTCAGCAGTGCGTACCAGAGCAGCGGCTACCGCACGCTGGACGACTTTACCGTGGATGCCGGCCAGCCCGGATTTGCTGCGTCACGCTTTCGGAGTCGGCATACCGCGGCCTTGGCCTGGTCCGATTCCAGGCTGGGCGGTTTGACCTTCGGCTACGCATTCTCCAACCAGCAGAACGGGGAGCGTACCCAGCGGCTGAACTTTTCCTGGGGAAAGAGCTTCGCCTTCGGCACCGTGTCGCTGAACGTGGAGCGCGACCTCAGCCCGCGCCGGGAGACCCGGTATTACGGCAGCAGAGCCTACGACAGGCCAGACAACACCTATTACGTGTCGCTGAGCATCCCGTTCGGCAAGCGCAGCGTCCGCACCTATGCCAGCAACACGAGCGGCTATACGCGCTTCGGGGCCAACTACAACGAGCGGATCGGCGATCGCCTGAATTACGCGCTGAACGCGGAGCGCAACACGCGCGACCGGAGCAATGCCGTGTCGGGGCAAGCGGCCGCGACGTCGCGCATCGCGCAGGTCAACCTGGGGTTTTCCGATACCGGCAAGCGCGCCCGCTCGTACTATGGCGGCGCTTCGGGCGGGGTGGTGGTGCATGCCAGCGGGGTGACGCTTTCGCCCTATCCGGTACAGGACACGTTCGGCATTGTGTCGGCGTCGGGCGTCTCGAACGTGAAGATCAACACCCCTCAGGGGCCGGTATGGACCGACCTTTGGGGACGTGCCGTGGTGCCCCGGCTTTCCCCATACAGCAGCAATCGTGTGGAGGTGATGACCACCACTCTGCCGCGCAACGTCGACATCGGCAACGGATTCCACCAGGTCGATCCCGGGCGCGGGTCGGTGAACCGGATCGACTTCGAGCTCACCCGTGTGCGCCGGGCGCTGCTCAACGCACGCGACTCCGAGGGCAATCTGCTCCCCTCCGGCGCCTATGTGCTCGACGGCCGCCAGCACTATGTCGGCACGGTGCTCGAGCAGGGGCAGGTATTCCTCAACAATGGCGCCGGGACCGATGCGTTGACGGTGGCATTGCCGGACGGCAGGCAGTGCCTGTTGAAGTATGTGCTGCCCGAGCGGCCAAGTCCCGGCACCCTGTTCGAAAGCGCCGATGCCCGTTGCACATTCCAATGA
- a CDS encoding DUF1120 domain-containing protein, translating to MSLKQLCGVSMLACALSSPGVASAADLSVSGQVRADSACSIALGNGGVVDLGTISSKNLQEADETTFNSNMPFGVHCQAPTKVAFRLLDNRAGTSTYHNMFGLGASGGKNVGAVALALDEIFGDGAKLTHLAYWNGGNGWGQGWGGIKAEDILLSSWAEPGQSSPQAYQNIDSSLGFYTRIAPAKDLDLSQEIAIDGSITMELVYL from the coding sequence ATGAGCTTGAAACAATTGTGTGGTGTTTCCATGCTGGCCTGTGCGTTGTCGAGCCCGGGCGTGGCGTCGGCGGCGGACCTCAGCGTCAGCGGTCAAGTTCGAGCGGACAGCGCTTGCAGCATAGCGCTGGGCAATGGCGGGGTCGTCGATCTGGGCACGATTTCGTCCAAGAATCTTCAGGAGGCGGACGAGACCACCTTCAATTCAAATATGCCATTCGGCGTCCACTGCCAGGCGCCCACCAAGGTCGCCTTCCGCTTGCTTGACAATCGCGCAGGAACGTCGACTTATCACAACATGTTCGGCTTGGGCGCATCTGGCGGTAAGAACGTTGGCGCCGTCGCCCTCGCGCTCGACGAGATTTTTGGCGATGGCGCCAAGCTCACTCACTTGGCGTATTGGAATGGCGGCAATGGTTGGGGGCAGGGCTGGGGGGGCATCAAGGCCGAGGACATTCTTCTTTCGTCGTGGGCCGAGCCTGGCCAGAGTTCGCCGCAGGCGTACCAGAACATCGACAGCTCGCTGGGCTTCTACACACGGATCGCCCCCGCCAAAGATCTCGACCTGAGTCAGGAAATCGCCATCGATGGCTCCATCACGATGGAGCTGGTCTACCTGTAA
- a CDS encoding DUF1120 domain-containing protein: MHLKHLPVPSLLASALLLSTGHALAGTDLSVSGRIQSGACSLTLGNGGTIDLGTISRKDLNEAEETIFSFKYDLPLNIQCQAPTKVAIKVVNNREDVDYYGNRMYGLGPSGSKNRYWFYPFERFGDGKPLSQLVSFDDRYWGAPTSSDTAEMIPPSWLSSWAEPGQTLPQAFQNISSRLLFNIAIAPAKDLDLSQEIVIDGSATMELVYL; this comes from the coding sequence ATGCACCTCAAACACCTGCCGGTTCCCTCGCTGCTCGCCAGCGCCTTGCTGCTGAGCACCGGCCACGCGCTTGCCGGCACCGACCTGAGCGTCAGCGGTCGCATCCAGTCCGGCGCGTGCAGCTTGACGCTGGGCAATGGCGGCACCATCGATCTGGGCACGATTTCGCGCAAGGATCTGAATGAAGCAGAGGAAACCATCTTCAGCTTCAAATACGATCTTCCACTGAATATCCAGTGCCAGGCTCCAACCAAGGTTGCCATCAAGGTGGTCAACAATCGCGAAGACGTGGACTATTATGGGAACCGCATGTATGGCTTGGGTCCCTCCGGCAGCAAGAACAGGTACTGGTTCTATCCGTTCGAGCGTTTTGGTGATGGCAAACCGCTTTCCCAGTTGGTCAGCTTCGACGATCGGTATTGGGGCGCCCCCACCAGTAGTGACACTGCCGAAATGATCCCCCCGTCCTGGCTTTCCTCGTGGGCCGAGCCAGGTCAGACCTTGCCCCAGGCGTTCCAGAACATCAGCAGCAGGCTGCTGTTCAATATCGCCATAGCCCCCGCCAAAGACCTCGACCTGAGCCAGGAAATCGTCATCGACGGCTCCGCCACGATGGAGTTGGTCTACCTGTGA
- a CDS encoding fimbria/pilus chaperone family protein yields MFGRFTRFPSWSASHVRSFSSRRYAFTKAVLTGGLPIFLSVPTIAAASGVLPESSVVILNEADGEVTMNVKNTESIPLLLHTTIQNTPDDQELLVVAVPPVSRVEGQDTQLVRFLLQSPAPLRVQRLKRVTFEGIPPKGPDGKARISMTVRQNLPLIVHPATLAKHASPWTLLQWSVADGKLRVRNDSPYVVRLGQGVQLLPDKTAVDLGKTYVLPESTVEVSLPPGAGARATGVKLSPATIYGYEVDTYDAPLVNAAAQP; encoded by the coding sequence ATGTTTGGCCGTTTCACGCGTTTCCCGTCATGGTCAGCATCCCATGTCCGGTCTTTTTCGTCGCGCCGGTACGCATTCACGAAGGCCGTTCTGACAGGCGGACTGCCGATCTTCCTGAGCGTGCCGACCATTGCGGCGGCCTCGGGCGTCCTGCCTGAATCGTCCGTGGTGATCCTGAACGAGGCGGACGGCGAAGTCACCATGAACGTGAAGAACACGGAGTCGATTCCGCTGTTGCTGCATACGACCATACAGAACACGCCGGACGACCAGGAACTGCTGGTCGTGGCGGTGCCGCCGGTGAGCCGGGTAGAAGGCCAGGATACCCAGTTGGTGCGTTTTCTGCTGCAAAGCCCGGCGCCACTGCGGGTGCAGCGGCTCAAGCGCGTGACGTTCGAGGGCATCCCGCCCAAAGGCCCGGACGGCAAGGCGCGCATCAGCATGACGGTCCGCCAGAACCTGCCACTGATCGTGCATCCCGCCACGCTCGCGAAGCACGCGTCTCCATGGACGCTGCTGCAGTGGTCGGTGGCCGACGGCAAGCTGCGCGTGCGCAACGATAGCCCGTATGTGGTGCGTCTGGGGCAAGGTGTGCAACTCCTGCCGGACAAGACCGCTGTGGATCTGGGTAAGACTTATGTGCTTCCCGAAAGCACCGTGGAGGTCTCGTTGCCGCCGGGGGCGGGGGCACGGGCAACCGGCGTCAAGCTGTCGCCCGCGACGATCTACGGATACGAGGTCGACACCTACGACGCGCCGCTCGTCAACGCAGCGGCGCAACCGTAA
- a CDS encoding DUF1120 domain-containing protein — protein sequence MSLKQWIVLSVLACTLSSAGVTLAADLSVNGHIRTDGACSMALGNGGVIDFGTLSRQKHFPAPEVVVSRDVTLTLNCQRPTKVGVNVIDNRKGTGSENMPWNFGLGNPAIGYYDIVPGRAQIDGRDGVQIWRRNNGSTNWGDKGAFYHWRGERGTTLSWDVSGPQVEPMAFKTLTTRLELQLFPKYHSAFTDELEFDGSATLELVYL from the coding sequence ATGAGCTTGAAGCAGTGGATTGTTCTTTCAGTGCTGGCCTGCACGTTGTCGAGTGCGGGCGTGACGTTGGCTGCCGACCTCAGTGTCAACGGGCATATCCGAACGGATGGTGCTTGCAGCATGGCGCTGGGCAATGGCGGCGTCATTGATTTTGGAACTCTATCGCGACAAAAGCATTTTCCTGCTCCTGAGGTTGTGGTTAGCAGGGACGTGACGTTGACGCTTAACTGCCAGCGCCCGACCAAAGTCGGCGTCAATGTGATCGATAATCGAAAAGGTACGGGATCCGAAAATATGCCCTGGAATTTTGGCCTGGGGAACCCTGCAATCGGTTACTACGACATTGTGCCCGGTCGTGCTCAGATCGATGGAAGGGACGGCGTCCAGATTTGGCGCAGGAACAACGGATCAACTAATTGGGGCGATAAGGGTGCCTTTTATCACTGGCGGGGTGAGAGGGGGACGACCCTTTCGTGGGACGTGAGTGGGCCACAGGTTGAGCCGATGGCGTTCAAGACGCTGACGACTAGGTTGGAGCTCCAGCTCTTTCCCAAATACCACTCCGCGTTCACCGACGAGCTCGAGTTCGATGGTTCCGCGACCTTGGAACTCGTATACCTGTAG
- a CDS encoding DUF1120 domain-containing protein — MHRKHLLAPSLLACAMLLSAGHALAGTDLSVNGHIRPGSACSLTLGKGGTVDLGTISSKDLQETGLTTFDKHEISLSIQCQAPTKIAFRVLDNRAGTAFQGFGFGLGASGGKKIGRYLLLPKDRIGDGTALSHLVRWGNGSWNGAGSEMYTWKVSPSMTSSWSKPGYNLPQAFQNISSRLGFEIDIAPASNLDVSQEIAIDGSATVELVYL; from the coding sequence ATGCACCGCAAACACCTGCTTGCTCCGTCGCTGCTCGCCTGCGCCATGCTGCTGAGCGCTGGCCATGCGCTGGCTGGCACCGACCTGAGCGTCAATGGCCATATACGGCCAGGCAGCGCCTGCAGCCTGACGCTGGGCAAAGGCGGCACCGTCGATCTGGGCACGATTTCGTCCAAGGATCTGCAAGAAACCGGGCTAACCACCTTCGACAAGCATGAGATCTCACTGAGCATCCAGTGCCAGGCGCCCACCAAGATTGCTTTCCGGGTACTCGACAATCGTGCAGGAACGGCGTTCCAAGGATTCGGGTTCGGCTTGGGCGCATCTGGCGGCAAGAAAATCGGCAGGTACCTCCTCCTGCCAAAGGACCGCATTGGCGACGGCACAGCGCTCTCCCACCTGGTGCGATGGGGGAACGGTTCCTGGAACGGGGCTGGCAGTGAGATGTACACATGGAAGGTCAGTCCGTCCATGACTTCCTCGTGGTCCAAGCCTGGCTATAACTTGCCGCAGGCGTTCCAGAACATCAGTAGCAGGCTGGGCTTCGAAATAGACATAGCCCCTGCGAGCAACCTCGACGTGAGCCAGGAAATTGCCATCGACGGCTCCGCCACGGTGGAGCTGGTCTACCTGTAA
- a CDS encoding DUF1120 domain-containing protein, translated as MKRKLAGLGLVAGALFAGHAQAQTAEIKVIGKIVPDACTLTIGNGGVYDFGNIASDKLSQDAPTTLDAKAQSVAISCNAAAKVALNVRDNRSGTAVGGKGDDSEFGLGFGKAGYYTLALNKAVGDSNALDVVAAPAGSDAWVLDGAGLMANGSARKSFSESGNTAPGAYKTISADLTVTPTINKLPELDLSNGGVALDGSATLELTYL; from the coding sequence ATGAAGAGAAAGCTGGCAGGATTGGGGTTGGTTGCCGGTGCGTTGTTTGCCGGTCATGCGCAGGCACAAACCGCGGAAATCAAGGTCATTGGCAAAATCGTGCCCGATGCGTGCACTCTCACGATCGGCAACGGCGGTGTCTATGATTTCGGCAACATCGCGTCGGACAAGCTTAGCCAGGATGCTCCGACGACACTCGACGCCAAGGCGCAGTCCGTGGCGATCTCATGCAATGCGGCCGCCAAGGTCGCGTTGAACGTGCGGGACAATCGCTCGGGTACGGCCGTCGGTGGCAAGGGTGACGACAGTGAGTTCGGCCTGGGCTTTGGGAAGGCGGGCTACTACACGCTGGCTCTGAATAAAGCAGTCGGCGACAGCAATGCGCTGGACGTCGTGGCGGCTCCCGCTGGCTCCGACGCGTGGGTGCTCGACGGCGCGGGATTGATGGCGAACGGCTCGGCGCGCAAATCGTTCTCGGAATCGGGCAACACGGCGCCCGGGGCATACAAGACCATCTCGGCTGATCTGACCGTCACCCCGACGATCAACAAGCTGCCGGAGCTGGATCTTTCCAATGGCGGCGTTGCGCTGGATGGCTCTGCGACCCTCGAGTTGACCTATCTGTAA
- a CDS encoding DUF1120 domain-containing protein — protein sequence MHRKHLLAPSLLASALLLSAGQALAGADLSVSGRIQPGACSLALGNGGTIDLGTISPKDLKEDEATVFDQHEISLGIHCQAPTKVAFRALDNRAGTALDGYWFGLGASGGKSVGRYSLVPRSRVGDGAELVHLMKSDGGAWKVPPGGSTATTWGIDPSVLSSWAEPGQTLPQAFRNISSRLGFYIQIAPTKDLDLSQQVPIDGSATMELIYL from the coding sequence ATGCACCGCAAACACCTGCTTGCTCCCTCGCTGCTCGCGAGCGCCTTGCTACTGAGCGCCGGCCAGGCGCTGGCCGGCGCCGACCTGAGCGTGAGTGGCCGCATCCAGCCCGGCGCCTGCAGTCTGGCGCTGGGCAATGGCGGCACCATCGATCTGGGCACGATTTCGCCCAAGGATCTGAAGGAAGACGAGGCAACCGTCTTTGACCAGCATGAGATTTCACTGGGTATCCACTGCCAGGCGCCCACCAAAGTTGCCTTTCGGGCACTCGATAATCGCGCAGGAACGGCGCTTGACGGATATTGGTTCGGCTTGGGTGCATCTGGCGGCAAGAGCGTTGGCAGGTACAGCCTCGTGCCTAGGAGCCGCGTTGGCGATGGCGCTGAGCTCGTCCACTTGATGAAATCGGACGGTGGTGCCTGGAAGGTGCCGCCAGGTGGTAGTACTGCGACGACCTGGGGTATCGATCCGTCCGTGCTTTCCTCGTGGGCGGAGCCTGGCCAGACCTTGCCGCAGGCATTCCGGAACATCAGCAGTAGGCTAGGCTTCTACATCCAGATAGCCCCCACCAAAGACCTTGACCTGAGCCAGCAAGTCCCCATCGACGGCTCCGCCACGATGGAGCTGATTTACCTGTAG
- a CDS encoding methyl-accepting chemotaxis protein translates to MRTLSLNQKLASMIVILWLGLLVIAGIGAWQTRASMITERRDQLASLVAQATSVADHFYKLSQQNALPEADAKQKALEAIAAMRYGTDGYISINDSKPVIVMHPIKTDLNGKDVSNFTDPNGQHLFVEIVKAGNVEGSKGFVEYLWPKPGADKPQDKTSAVQRFAPWDWYLVTGMYMDDVRSAVLASIGRWLAMTAVLGAIATAVMVLVLKSVRANLGGELEVALDAAQRIAQGDLTARVSVKHDDRASLLHALHTMQGGLIDMVSRVRTGTENINVGASEIASGNTDLSQRTEEQAAALVQTASSMDQMTANVKQNADSAAQAATLASQAAQVATRGSEVVDDVVRTMNEITDRSHKIGDIIGVIDGIAFQTNILALNAAVEAARAGEQGRGFAVVAAEVRSLAQRSATAAKEIKSLIVSSNETVEHGATLVTHAGETMTEIVQSVRRVNEILDEISHASREQSAGIEQVNRAVGEMDQVTQQNAALVEQAAAAAHSLRDQAEALRDAVTRFALPA, encoded by the coding sequence ATGCGCACCCTCTCCCTGAATCAGAAACTTGCTTCGATGATCGTCATTCTGTGGCTCGGCCTGCTCGTGATCGCCGGAATCGGCGCATGGCAGACGCGCGCGTCGATGATCACGGAACGCCGCGACCAGCTTGCGTCACTGGTCGCCCAGGCGACGAGCGTTGCCGACCATTTCTACAAGCTGTCGCAGCAGAACGCGTTGCCGGAAGCCGACGCGAAGCAGAAGGCGCTCGAGGCGATCGCCGCGATGCGCTACGGCACCGACGGCTACATCTCGATCAACGACTCGAAGCCGGTGATCGTGATGCATCCGATCAAGACCGACCTCAACGGCAAGGACGTGTCGAATTTCACGGACCCGAACGGCCAGCACCTGTTCGTCGAGATCGTGAAGGCCGGCAACGTGGAAGGCAGCAAGGGCTTCGTCGAGTATTTGTGGCCGAAGCCGGGCGCCGACAAGCCGCAGGACAAGACCAGCGCGGTGCAACGCTTCGCGCCGTGGGACTGGTATCTCGTGACGGGCATGTACATGGATGACGTTCGATCGGCCGTGCTCGCGAGCATCGGCCGCTGGCTCGCGATGACGGCCGTGCTCGGCGCGATCGCGACCGCCGTGATGGTGCTCGTGCTGAAAAGCGTGCGCGCGAACCTCGGCGGCGAGCTCGAAGTCGCGCTGGACGCCGCACAGCGCATCGCGCAGGGCGACCTGACCGCGCGCGTGAGCGTGAAGCACGACGATCGCGCCAGCCTGCTGCATGCGCTGCACACGATGCAGGGTGGGCTGATCGACATGGTGTCGCGCGTACGGACGGGCACCGAGAACATCAACGTCGGCGCGAGCGAGATCGCGTCGGGCAACACCGACCTGTCGCAGCGCACCGAGGAACAGGCGGCCGCGCTCGTGCAGACCGCGTCGAGCATGGACCAGATGACCGCGAACGTGAAACAGAACGCGGACAGCGCCGCGCAGGCCGCGACGCTTGCAAGCCAGGCCGCGCAGGTCGCGACGCGCGGCAGCGAGGTGGTCGACGACGTCGTACGCACCATGAACGAGATCACCGACCGCTCGCACAAGATCGGCGACATCATCGGCGTGATCGACGGGATCGCGTTCCAGACCAATATCCTCGCACTGAACGCGGCCGTCGAAGCGGCGCGCGCGGGCGAACAGGGCCGCGGCTTCGCAGTGGTCGCGGCCGAGGTGCGCTCGCTCGCGCAACGCTCGGCGACGGCCGCAAAGGAGATCAAGTCGTTGATCGTGTCGTCGAACGAGACGGTCGAGCACGGCGCGACGCTCGTCACGCACGCGGGCGAGACGATGACCGAGATCGTGCAGTCGGTGCGGCGCGTGAACGAGATCCTCGACGAGATCAGCCATGCATCGCGCGAGCAGAGCGCGGGAATCGAGCAGGTCAATCGCGCGGTGGGCGAGATGGACCAGGTCACGCAGCAGAACGCGGCGCTCGTCGAACAAGCGGCGGCCGCCGCGCATTCGCTGCGCGACCAGGCCGAAGCGCTGCGCGACGCCGTTACGCGATTCGCGCTGCCGGCCTGA
- a CDS encoding response regulator transcription factor — translation MNPRIVVVDDHPLVRMAVRMVLERDGYEVIAECHSGVDGVQAVRTLEPDLVVLDLGIPDLDGFSVMERLRVAKVASRILVLTSGDTRSHAMRCLRAGASGFVSKNGGLNEVSEAVKAVLAGYSYFPRVVTDMLRENLQEVATHKGKGPAVELDGITDREMTILRLLVNGMNNQEIGRTLMLSHKTVSAYKVRLMSKLNAPNMVELLKVAQRNGIAIS, via the coding sequence GTGAATCCTCGTATTGTGGTCGTGGACGACCATCCGCTAGTTCGAATGGCCGTGCGAATGGTTTTGGAGCGCGACGGTTATGAAGTCATCGCAGAGTGCCACTCGGGGGTGGACGGAGTTCAGGCCGTTCGCACACTTGAGCCCGATCTGGTGGTCCTGGATCTAGGCATTCCCGATCTGGACGGCTTCTCGGTCATGGAGCGCCTGCGCGTTGCCAAGGTCGCCTCCCGTATTCTGGTACTCACCTCCGGCGACACGCGCAGCCATGCGATGCGTTGCCTGCGAGCCGGCGCGTCCGGCTTTGTCTCCAAGAACGGGGGGCTGAATGAAGTATCCGAAGCCGTAAAAGCGGTGCTTGCCGGCTATTCGTACTTTCCTCGAGTGGTCACCGACATGCTTCGCGAAAACTTGCAGGAGGTCGCGACGCACAAAGGCAAAGGCCCTGCCGTAGAGCTCGATGGGATCACCGACCGGGAAATGACGATCCTTCGTCTGTTAGTCAATGGAATGAACAACCAGGAAATCGGGCGTACGCTGATGCTCAGCCACAAGACGGTGAGTGCCTATAAGGTACGCCTCATGAGCAAACTCAATGCTCCGAACATGGTCGAGCTTCTGAAGGTCGCACAGCGCAATGGCATAGCGATATCCTAG
- a CDS encoding DUF1120 domain-containing protein — translation MDLKQWCVLFVLACTLSGPGIASAADLSVSGRIQPGACSLTLGNGGTVDMGTISRKGLKGAEATVFNQHAISLAIQCQTPTKVAFRALDNRPGTSFQGAGFGLGASGGKSVGHYYLMPLNRIGDGVKLVQLVDRGLGWEVTGGTTSTGGIAPSWLSSWAELGHTLPRAFQSISSTLGVSIRIAPTEDLDLSQEIAIDGSATMELVYL, via the coding sequence ATGGATTTGAAACAGTGGTGTGTTCTTTTCGTGCTGGCCTGCACGTTGTCGGGCCCGGGCATCGCGTCGGCTGCCGACCTGAGCGTGAGTGGCCGCATCCAGCCAGGCGCCTGCAGCCTGACGCTGGGCAATGGCGGCACCGTCGATATGGGTACGATTTCGCGCAAGGGTCTGAAGGGGGCAGAGGCGACCGTCTTCAACCAGCATGCGATCTCACTGGCCATCCAGTGCCAGACGCCCACCAAGGTTGCCTTCCGGGCACTCGACAATCGCCCAGGAACGTCGTTCCAAGGAGCTGGGTTCGGCTTGGGTGCATCTGGCGGCAAAAGCGTCGGCCACTACTACCTCATGCCACTCAACCGCATTGGCGATGGCGTCAAGCTCGTCCAATTGGTGGATCGGGGCCTCGGCTGGGAGGTGACCGGTGGTACAACGTCGACCGGAGGCATTGCTCCTTCCTGGCTTTCCTCGTGGGCCGAGCTTGGCCACACCTTGCCGCGGGCGTTCCAGAGCATCAGTAGTACGCTGGGTGTCTCGATACGGATAGCCCCCACCGAAGATCTCGACCTGAGCCAGGAAATCGCCATCGACGGTTCCGCCACGATGGAGCTGGTCTACCTGTGA